From Salvelinus sp. IW2-2015 linkage group LG18, ASM291031v2, whole genome shotgun sequence, a single genomic window includes:
- the LOC111978473 gene encoding epidermal growth factor receptor kinase substrate 8-like protein 1, whose protein sequence is MMTNVSRYLINHLVTFSLQDGEVKSVDEAQSRLSQLARAEKLWSQQIVLEXSPEALRLRDTQSQDELEKYPVSSIHRCDAMLTEKRFPSLLLLVCQSTPQKKPDVLFFNCETVRAEQIRDDITRAVSGYSSRSKKRPEALRLPPIDPVLPQNTXAAMMDPYGIPSPPIPHAPNAPPANPPPYPGIRANGVSSGQQPDSSFLRAEKEVGILNHCFDDIEVFMAKLQQTAEAASVLSQRKKKKKSRKQTPEEDMLTAKARPPPEEEFMDIFQKLKYCFSLLARLKSSISNPSSEELLHHVFKPLHILVRTTGGPALGASVTSPALTNSAVTLLQDNLSEEERLLWTALGPHWTLPRSQLKGPVAPYTPVFLDGWKPEATRADRQVYEDPVESQHKHEALKEKQELQPTQPVGPPVTPKSNEMDSSVLPPEGERMYSCSYDFVARNNSELSVQQGDTLEVVESSKRWWKCRNRFNEIGFVPFNILEPVAHIDSPVTMREPKPPVSPALNMTHIPPSPPAFNPSSLTPSPSAYHRPRPLSYNQYSQHIPAGDDADKVMMVNDELLQRLTNGKANLNKPLVIPRSSDTLVPLDYNSPPEEVEQWLRGKGFSETTVTLLGKLTGALLFSLNKEDLRQVLPDEGARVYSQLTVQKALLEDARKATELEAVMEKQKMKMDLKLESSTL, encoded by the exons ATGATGACAAACGTCTCACGATATCTTATCAAT CACCTGGTGACGTTCTCCCTGCAGGATGGGGAGGTGAAGAGTGTGGATGAGGCCCAGTCTCGTCTGTCCCAACTGGCCCGGGCGGAGAAGCTGTGGAGCCAGCAGATAGTTCTGGAGRTTAGCCCTGAGGCCCTCCGactcagagacacacagagccag GATGAGTTGGAGAAATATCCAGTTTCATCTATCCATCGCTGTGACGCCATGCTCACTGAGAAACGATTTCCATCCCTTCTGTTACTCGTTTGCCAAAGCACACCTCAGAAAAAGCCTGACGTTCTCTTCTTCAACTGTGAGACAGTAAGG GCGGAGCAAATTCGTGACGACATCACAAGGGCAGTGTCAGGTTACTCATCGAGGTCCAAGAAGCGCCCAGAGGCCCTCAG aCTTCCTCCGATAGACCCTGTTCTTCCTCAAAATACCARAGCAGCGATGATGGACCCCTACGGAATTCCGAGTCCCCCCATTCCACATGCTCCCAATGCCCCGCCTGCCAACCCTCCACCCTACCCGGGAATCAGAG CGAATGGCGTCAGCAGCGGGCAACAACCTGATAGCTCTTTTCTACGAGCTGAGAAAGAAGTG GGGATCCTTAATCACTGTTTCGATGACATTGAGGTCTTCATGGCAAAGCTCCAACAGACGGCAGAAGCTGCCTCAGTTTTAAgccagaggaagaagaagaagaagagtcgCAAGCAAACACCAGAGG AGGACATGCTTACTGCAAAAGCTCGCCCTCCACCTGAAGAAGAATTCATGGACATCTTCCAAAAATTGAAATACTGCTTTAGCCTACTG GCTCGTCTCAAGTCTTCCATCTCCAACCCATCCTCAGAAGAGCTGCTCCACCATGTGTTCAAACCTCTACATATA CTGGTGAGGACTACCGGGGGCCCTGCTCTAGGGGCCTCAGTGACCAGTCCTGCCCTGACCAACTCAGCCGTAACCCTGCTTCAAGACAACCTGTCTGAGGAGGAGAGGCTGCTATGGACGGCTCTGGGGCCCCACTGGACACTCCCACG ttccCAGCTCAAAGGGCCAGTGGCCCCATACACACCGGTATTTCTGGACGGGTGGAAGCCAGAGGCCACCAGAGCAGACAGGCAGGTTTATGAGGATCCAGTTGAGTCACAACACAAACATGAAGCCCTGAAAGAAAAACAAGAG tTGCAGCCTACTCAGCCAGTTGGACCTCCAGTCACCCCTAAGAGCAATGAAAT GGATAGCAGTGTCCTACCCCCCGAGGGAGAGAGGATGTACAGTTGCAGCTATGACTTTGTGGCCCGCAACAACAGTGAGCTGTCAGTACAACAGGGAGATACACTGGAG GTCGTGGAGTCTTCCAAACGCTGGTGGAAGTGTCGTAATCGCTTCAACGAGATTGGCTTTGTCCCATTCAACATCCTGGAGCCAGTGGCTCACATAGACAGCCCTGTCACCATGAGAGAACCTAAG CCTCCGGTCTCACCTGCCCTGAACATGACTCACATTCCTCCCAGCCCTCCAGCCTTTAACCCTAGCTCCTTGACTCCTAGCCCCTCAGCGTACCACCGCCCTCGCCCACTATCATACAACCAATACAGCCAACACATTCCAGCCGGAGATGACGCAGACAAAG TCATGATGGTGAACGACGAACTGCTCCAGAGACTGACCAATGGTAAGGCCAACCTGAACAAGCCACTGGTCATCCCTCGCTCGTCGGACACCTTGGTCCCCCTGGACTACAACTCACCCCCCGAGGAGGTGGAGCAGTGGCTCAGGGGGAAGGGCTTCAGTGAGAC GACGGTGACATTACTGGGAAAGCTGACAGGagccctgctcttctctctgaaCAAGGAGGACCTACGACAAGTCCTACCAGACGAGGGCGCCAGAGTGTACAGCCAGCTCACTGTGCAGAAAGCACTGTTGGAG GACGCCCGGAAGGCcactgagctggaggcagtgatGGAAAAACAGAAGATGAAGATGGATCTGAAGCTGGAGAGTAGCACACTATAA